TTGTCACTGCCTGTCAGAGGCTGCGAAAAATTATTTTCCGCAGTCTTGTTTTTGTATAACGAAAACCACCTGCTATGCAGGTGGTTCCAAAGAGCTTATAGCTATGACTAGAAAAATCTACCTCCATTTGTTAAAATAGTGCAGGTTTCGCCAGCCGCACTAAAACAAAGGAGGTAGATATCCAATTGGATACAGAGAGTTTATCACATACACAATGGAACTGCAAATATCACATAGTATTTGCACCGAAATACAGAAGGCAAGTGATATATGGAAAAATCAAGGCGGATATAGGGATTATACTAAGGAAACTTTGTGAATTTAAGAAGGTAGAAATAATAGAAGCAAATGCCTGCCCAGACCACATACACATGTTGGTGTCAATACCACCGAAAATAAGCGTGTCAAGCTTTGTGGGCTATCTCAAAGGAAAAAGCTCGCTGATGATATTTGACAGGCACGCAAACTTGAAATACAAGTACGGCAACAGGCATTTCTGGTGCAGAGGGTATTATGTGGATACGGTGGGGCGAAACAAAAAGGCAATAGAACAATATATCAGAAAGCAGTTGCAAGAGGACATAGCATCCGACCAGATAAGTCTAAAAGAGTTCATAGACCCGTTTACGGGTGAGCCAGTAGACAAAAACAGAAAGAAATAACCCCTTTAGGGGTGGTTTGAGAAGGTGTGCGGTTGGCGGAACTTTCAGCGAGCCTTGAGGCTCAGCCTAGTACCAAGCCCTTATAGGGCTAGAGCAAACCACCCGCTGAGCGGGTGGTCATGATTGTGTTGCCTTTTTACGGTCTATGGTTTTCAGGGTAGGTATAATATTAATAGATGCAATATTATTAATGATTGGAGGCAAACGGGATGCCTGCAGGTCTGGAAACTGAACTGAAGTTGCGTTTTACCGGCGAGGAAAGCTGGGGTAAAATGTGCGGAGACCCGTTTTTGAGGAAAAGGGAGATCCCGGGGACAAGACGGTCGGTTAAACTGGAAACCGTCTATTATGATACTCCTTCTCATGCCTTGAAAAAGGAAAGGTTGGCGTACCGCGTCCGCCGTCAAGGGGAAGAGTGGGTTGCCACCGTGAAGGCCGACGGGCTGGCCGGCGGCGGGTTGCACCAGCGCCGGGAATGGAGCGCCGCTGCTACTGGACCAAAACCGGATATTGGCCTATTTTTGCGGACGCCGGTGGGTGAGCGGCTGGAAAAGGCGCTGGGGGAAGAAGCCTTGGGCGAGTTGTTTAGAACCGATTTCCAGCGGACAAGCATTGAATTGAAACTGCCGGGAGGCGGCTGCGTCGAGTTTGCCGCCGACTTGGGAGAGATAAGGGCGGGGTCTAGGAGAAGCTGCATCAGGGAGATCGAACTTGAATTAAAGGAAGGAAGCATTGCCGAGCTTTTGCGGCTTGCGGCGATGCTGGCCAGGAGATACCCGCTTTTCCCTGAAGCCAAAAGCAAGTATTACCGGGGACTGGAGCTGGCGGGTCTTGAACCGTTGCGGGAGGAAACAATGGTGGAAAAACCGGCGATACTGCCTTCGGATGAGACGGAGGAAGCCTTCGGCATGGTGCTGGCCGCCTGTATCCGGGCGGCGGTAAGTGAGCTGGAGAGCTTTATCAACAGTCCGGCCGGTTTCCAGGTTGTTTGCCGGTTTAGAAGTGCGCTCTGGCGTTTTTTTTCCGTTCTTGCCTTGTGCAAGGAGCTTGTCTCCAAGAATGATTATGAAGTAAAAAGAAAGGATTTGCTGGGGTTAATAAAGGAGACGGACAGGCTGTGGGAGGTTGACGCGCTGCTGGAAGCAGTGAGAAAAATAGAAGCGGCAAATTCAGCCGGTGAAGAGAAAAACTCGCGCCTTCAGGATTTTCTTTCGGGAATGCTGGAGGCACAGCGGCAAAATTTCGCTGAAAAAGCGGCTGGGGGGAGGTTTACGCCTGTCTTATTGGATTTGTGGGGCTGGGTATTGGATTTTCCCCGGAAGAATAAGAAAACGGGTATGCCGACAATTGGTGAATTCATGGAAAAGAAGCTTGTTTCGCTGGCGAAAAAAATGATTGCCGGTGGGCAGCCCGGGGATTTCAGCGGCGCATCCCAGGCATATTCGCTGTTTGCCGGGTTCATTGAACTACAGTCCAATTTTGAGCAGTTCGGGACTTTTGGCGACAAAGACACCTCCGCTCTTTCCGCTTCCTTGGGGAAAATTAGGGACCAGCTGGCAGCACTGCATGGTATACACAGGAGCCGGGACCTGCTAACACGGATTTCAGCCGGTGCCGCACAGGCGGATATTTGCGCTGAAGCCGGCCGTTTTGAAGAACTGCTGGCGGCTGAAGAAAGGGTTCTGCGGTGCAAACTGCCGGAGTCCTGGGAGCGGTTTCGGGATGAAGCGGAAAGATTTGTGAAATGATTTGCCTGATTGAGTTTCTATGAAAACTTATTATGATAAAATAAATCATGAAAGAGGGGGTGGCGGGGTTTGGCGAAGCTCTTTGAGATACTGCCGAATAACCTCTTTTCCATACTGGTTTCCAAGAACAAGGGCATCTATGTGGAGGCCCTGATGGCGCTGCGGAAGGCTTTCAAGCAGGAGATGGCCATCAGCAAGGCCGACTTGGTGTCCATGCTCATTGCCAACCTGGACGAAATGATGATGGAGATGGATTTTGCCGCGGAAGCGGATGACGGCGAGGGGGATTCCCCGGCCGAGGAAAAAGGCGGGCCCGGCCTTTCCGCCGCCGCTCACTTCATCCTGCGGCGATTGAGGGAGACCGGCTGGATAGACGTGGAATACCAGGTGGATTCCTTCGAAGAGTATATCACCCTGCCGGATTACGCGGTGAAGCTGCTTAACCTTTTATATTCCTTCACGGACGAGAGTGTCAGGGAATACAATTCTTATGTGTATTCGGCCTATTCCGACCTGAAGCTGGCCGACCAGGAGCGTGACGAATACACTTATACCGCCCTGACCAGCGCTTACGAGAAGACCGTCCAGCTGGTGGACGAGTTGAAGACCCTGCACAACAATATCCGGCGCTATCACCAGAGCCTTAATGAATACGCCACGGTGAACGACGTCTTGAAAGGCCATTTTGACGAGTACAGCAGCTTGGTCATCGACAGGTTTTATCACCCGCTGAAGACCCTGGATTCGGTTCCGCGCTTCAAGACGCCGGTCCTGAATATCCTGGGCGGTTGGCTGGCCGACCATTCCCTAAGGGAACGGATGAGCGAGCAGGCCATGCTGCGCGGCAAGTACAAAACCAGAGAAGAAGCGGGAGAGGATATTATCCTGAAAATCGGGGAGATAATGGATATTTATGAGCGGCTGGACGAGATGCTGGAGGAGATAGACCGCAAGAACTCGGCCTATACCAGGGCTTCCATAGAAAAGATGCGCTATCTTTTGAACAGCGACAGGAGCATCAAGGGCAAGATCGTCGAGTTGTTGACCCGGACGGCCTCCAGCCCGGCGGGCAGGCAAAGTGTTTTGCTGGAGCGGATGGCCGGCATCGTGCAGGCGTACAGGCAGGGATACCTTGACGAAAAATCGCTCTATCTTCGAGCCGCCGGGAACAGGGCGGCCGACGATACTCCCCTGCAGGCCCGTCCGGTGGAGGAGGACGCGGGTGAGCATTCCCTGGTAGAGTTCATGGACAGGGCCAGGAAAAGTTTCAGCCATGCCAGGGTGATGGCTTTTATGCAGGAACTCCTGGCCGGGCTGGAGGTAGTAAACAGCACCGAGATACCCCTTCGCGATGACGAGTCGTTCATCTTGCTGCTGTTGGCCGCCTTGAAAGGGAACGACAAGCAGGTGTTTTACCAGGTGGAGTTCCTGGAGGGATACCATGATAACAACGGCTACCGGATACCAAAGATGAGGTTCGTCAGAAAGGAAAGAAAAAATGTGGGTTGAACTGTACGATAAACTCTCCAATTCGGAAAAGGAGGAGTTCAAAAGGCTCTTGAACCTTATCCTGTCCCGCACCTTCATCATCAGGGATGTATACGACCAGAAGGAAGGGATGATCAAGGTCAACCCGGAGTACCGTTTTGTGGAGAGGAACTTCGAGCTGTTTATGGATTATCTGAGTTATTCGGGATGGACCCTGATGAAGGACAGCAGCTACGGCGTCATCGCCCTGGAAAACGCCTATGAATACAACCGTGTGCGGCTGGACCGCCTTACCACCTTGATGCTTTTTATCCTGAGGCTGATATTTGAGGAGGAAAGAGAAAAGGTGACCCTGCGCAACGAAATCCTGACCACCACCGGGCAGGTGGTGCATAAGATGATTACCCTGGGGTTGTTGAAGCGCAAGCCTGCCGACAGGGAAATGGCCATGTCGCTGCGGCAGCTGGCTTACCACAACGTCATCCAGAGGGTGGAAGGCGCCTGGGAAAAAGCCGATACGAAGCTGCTCATCCTGCCGTCC
The Peptococcaceae bacterium genome window above contains:
- the tnpA gene encoding IS200/IS605 family transposase, whose amino-acid sequence is MDTESLSHTQWNCKYHIVFAPKYRRQVIYGKIKADIGIILRKLCEFKKVEIIEANACPDHIHMLVSIPPKISVSSFVGYLKGKSSLMIFDRHANLKYKYGNRHFWCRGYYVDTVGRNKKAIEQYIRKQLQEDIASDQISLKEFIDPFTGEPVDKNRKK
- a CDS encoding CYTH domain-containing protein, which codes for MPAGLETELKLRFTGEESWGKMCGDPFLRKREIPGTRRSVKLETVYYDTPSHALKKERLAYRVRRQGEEWVATVKADGLAGGGLHQRREWSAAATGPKPDIGLFLRTPVGERLEKALGEEALGELFRTDFQRTSIELKLPGGGCVEFAADLGEIRAGSRRSCIREIELELKEGSIAELLRLAAMLARRYPLFPEAKSKYYRGLELAGLEPLREETMVEKPAILPSDETEEAFGMVLAACIRAAVSELESFINSPAGFQVVCRFRSALWRFFSVLALCKELVSKNDYEVKRKDLLGLIKETDRLWEVDALLEAVRKIEAANSAGEEKNSRLQDFLSGMLEAQRQNFAEKAAGGRFTPVLLDLWGWVLDFPRKNKKTGMPTIGEFMEKKLVSLAKKMIAGGQPGDFSGASQAYSLFAGFIELQSNFEQFGTFGDKDTSALSASLGKIRDQLAALHGIHRSRDLLTRISAGAAQADICAEAGRFEELLAAEERVLRCKLPESWERFRDEAERFVK
- a CDS encoding DUF5716 family protein, whose product is MAKLFEILPNNLFSILVSKNKGIYVEALMALRKAFKQEMAISKADLVSMLIANLDEMMMEMDFAAEADDGEGDSPAEEKGGPGLSAAAHFILRRLRETGWIDVEYQVDSFEEYITLPDYAVKLLNLLYSFTDESVREYNSYVYSAYSDLKLADQERDEYTYTALTSAYEKTVQLVDELKTLHNNIRRYHQSLNEYATVNDVLKGHFDEYSSLVIDRFYHPLKTLDSVPRFKTPVLNILGGWLADHSLRERMSEQAMLRGKYKTREEAGEDIILKIGEIMDIYERLDEMLEEIDRKNSAYTRASIEKMRYLLNSDRSIKGKIVELLTRTASSPAGRQSVLLERMAGIVQAYRQGYLDEKSLYLRAAGNRAADDTPLQARPVEEDAGEHSLVEFMDRARKSFSHARVMAFMQELLAGLEVVNSTEIPLRDDESFILLLLAALKGNDKQVFYQVEFLEGYHDNNGYRIPKMRFVRKERKNVG
- a CDS encoding DUF4194 domain-containing protein, which gives rise to MWVELYDKLSNSEKEEFKRLLNLILSRTFIIRDVYDQKEGMIKVNPEYRFVERNFELFMDYLSYSGWTLMKDSSYGVIALENAYEYNRVRLDRLTTLMLFILRLIFEEEREKVTLRNEILTTTGQVVHKMITLGLLKRKPADREMAMSLRQLAYHNVIQRVEGAWEKADTKLLILPSILFIITNQGISRIYELLEAENAAENGEAAEAAEAEEKVIRGDENGI